The following proteins are encoded in a genomic region of Sphingopyxis sp. YF1:
- a CDS encoding P1 family peptidase → MPPLAAAVLVALAVAGGAGSAGDLAAQVAEPPRVHARDLGIAPGIFRPGPLNAITDVGDVRVGQVTRIEGADVRTGVTVILPHGGNLFQDKVPAGVVVANGFGKFAGTTQVAELGEVETPIVLTNTLSVAPAIDGILDWTLAQPGNPEVRSVNAVVGETNDSVLNNIRKRVIGRQDILAALANATGGPVAEGSVGAGTGTMAFGWKGGIGTSSRVLPQALGGYRVGVLVQSNYGGVLTMDGVPVGQALGRYYLREHSDRGSADGSIILVVATDAPLSDRNLTRLAHRAIAGLARTGAAFSNGSGDYAIAFSTADDVRRTAERRGAVTTYPEIANDAMSPLFVAVAEAAEEAIYNSLLMATTIERQATPDAGAARGDALDIAAVKGVIARHRPQPSSPRQAPKKGTQR, encoded by the coding sequence ATGCCGCCGCTTGCTGCTGCGGTGCTGGTGGCGCTGGCCGTCGCCGGGGGAGCGGGAAGTGCGGGCGATCTGGCGGCACAGGTTGCCGAGCCGCCCCGCGTCCACGCCCGCGATCTCGGCATCGCCCCCGGCATCTTCCGGCCCGGCCCGCTCAACGCGATTACCGATGTCGGCGATGTCCGTGTCGGACAGGTCACGCGGATCGAGGGCGCCGATGTTCGGACCGGGGTGACCGTCATTCTGCCGCACGGCGGTAACCTGTTTCAGGACAAGGTGCCTGCGGGCGTGGTCGTCGCCAACGGCTTCGGCAAATTCGCGGGCACCACGCAGGTCGCCGAACTCGGCGAGGTCGAAACGCCGATCGTCCTGACCAACACGCTGAGCGTCGCGCCGGCGATCGACGGTATCCTCGACTGGACCTTGGCGCAGCCGGGCAATCCCGAAGTGCGGTCGGTCAATGCGGTCGTGGGCGAGACCAATGATTCGGTGCTCAACAACATCCGCAAGCGTGTGATCGGTCGCCAGGACATTCTCGCCGCTCTCGCGAATGCAACCGGCGGCCCGGTGGCCGAGGGCAGCGTGGGCGCGGGGACGGGCACCATGGCCTTTGGCTGGAAGGGCGGCATCGGCACCAGTTCGCGCGTGCTGCCGCAGGCGCTGGGCGGTTATCGGGTCGGGGTGCTTGTCCAGTCGAACTACGGCGGCGTGCTGACGATGGACGGCGTCCCGGTCGGCCAGGCGCTGGGTCGATATTATCTGCGCGAGCACAGCGATCGCGGATCGGCCGATGGCTCGATCATATTGGTCGTGGCGACCGATGCGCCGCTGAGCGACCGGAACCTCACGCGGCTGGCGCATCGCGCGATTGCCGGACTGGCGCGGACAGGCGCTGCCTTTTCCAACGGATCGGGCGATTATGCGATCGCCTTTTCAACCGCCGACGATGTGCGGCGTACGGCCGAACGGCGCGGCGCGGTGACCACCTATCCCGAGATAGCCAATGATGCGATGTCGCCGCTGTTCGTGGCTGTCGCCGAAGCCGCCGAGGAGGCGATCTACAATTCGCTGCTGATGGCGACGACCATCGAGCGGCAGGCGACCCCGGACGCGGGAGCTGCGCGCGGCGACGCGCTCGACATCGCAGCGGTCAAAGGCGTGATCGCGCGCCATCGGCCGCAACCGTCGTCGCCCCGGCAGGCGCCCAAAAAGGGGACGCAGCGTTGA